attgaatgaaaaaaaatagatttcttcctATCCTATTTTCTTCCTCTctgttcttctttttttctcttaaaatttcCACTCGATTTTTGAGCATCTAAcatattatcatttcaaaaacTATTCGTGAAGCCTTGTCTCATCTTGGTTGGTGAGTTGCAATGGTAGAGGAGATGGTAGCTTTAAATGGAAATGGTACTTGGGATTTGGTTGATTTACCTAAAGGGAAAAAGGTCATtggttgtaaatgggtgtttacaATTAAAGTAAACCCTGATGGATCAGTAACTCACCTTAAATCTCAATTGGTTGCTAAAGGGTATGCCCAAACGTACGGAATTGACTACTCAGATACCTTCTCTCCAGTAGCTAAGCTAGATTTTGTCTGGTTGTTCATCTCTATGGCAGCCACTTATGAGTAGCATTTGCATCAACTTGATATTAAAAATGCTTTCCTACATGGTGATCTTCAAGAAAAGTATATATGGAGCAACCATCTAGGTTTGTTTCTCAGGGGAGTGTAAAAAGCAAGTATGACAAATATTAAAATCTCTGTGTATTGAATTAAAGTCCATGTGCTTGGTTTGGGAGATTTGTGAGGCGATTTAAGAATTCAGGTTGAAGAAAAGTACTTGAGATCACACAATGTTTTATAAACACTCTGATGGAGGCATTATTTTATTAGTGGGTTTATGTGGATGACATTGTTATCACTAAGAGTGATTGTTCAGGTATCTTAGCTTTGAAGTCTTTTCTTCAAGCCTTATTCCAAACGGAAGATTTGGGACAGTTGAAGTATTTTTTGCATGTTGAAGTTACAAGGAGTAAGAGAGGTACTTTCTTGTCCCCAAAAAAATATACACTTGATTTACTTACTAAAATTGGGAAGTTAGGGTTTAAGCTTTGCAATGTGCCAAAGGTTCCCAATTTACAacttatgaaagaaaataatgacttatttgaagATCCTGAAAGGTATAGGAAGTTGGTTGGGAAACTAACTCGCCCAAATATCGCACATTCTGTTAGTGTTGTATGTCAATTCCTATCCTCTCCAACAGTAAAACATTAGGCGACTTTGGAACGAATGCTTTGTTATTTGAGAGGGACTCCAGAACgaggttttattatataaaagtcAGACACACTAGTATTGAATGTTTGTCATATGTAGATTGAGCAGGATCAAAGGGTGACAGGAGGTCTACTATAGGATATTGCTTTTTGTTGGAGGAAacttaatttcatgaaaaaccaagaaacaaaatgtAAACTCTTGATCTACTGCAGAATCAGAGTATAGAGCGATGGCACAATCTGTGTGTGAAATTGTACGAGTCTATCGACTATTGAGTGAAATTGGATTAGAAACTACATTACCAACAGAGATATACTGCGACAATCAAACAACTCTACATCCAATATTTCATGAACGAACAAAGCATATTGAGGTTGATTATCATTTTATTcgtgaaaaaattcaaaaaacttCATTTCTATAGGTTATGTTAAAACTGAAGATCAACTACAAGATATATTTACAAAAGCTTTGAGTAGAGCTCGAGTTGATTACATTTATGACAAGCTGAACATGATCAATATCTATGTTCCAGCTTGAAGGGAAGTGTTGTGAATATAATATTAGATAATTAGTGTTAGAGCTTATATTAAACTCTTACTTCTTTCCCTAGTTAAACTCTTGTAAACtagtatatatttatgatattcCTTTAAGTAAATACATGagtttttctctcaaattctaCCTTTGTTACAATTATTCAAAGTGGTGgtcaacaaaaaaatagaaaaaacagATTACAAAATTATTACCTCTATAAGAATGTGAACATAAAACCAGAAGATTTGGAACTTCCATACTTCATCTATTGGAAGACATGGCTTCCTCAATTTTCCTAATTATGACACTAAGACTAGCGCCGTTTTCCATAGCTTTGAATGCTGCTCGATGAGCATGTCTATGCCACTTAAGCAGATTGTAAGACTGTAGCACTGACCACCTTGCTTGATTTGACATCTTCTCAAAAGTAATGCCGAACTCGgttaatatttaaatcaaaatatcataaaaacttgaaaactaAGAGTGCCAAAATCGTACCTGCGCTACTGAGAGTGGGGGTTGAAGAAGAACAGAGATGCTTCTAAACAAGTTCTCATCATTCTCACCACCCTCAGCGTCACCATAAACAAGAGCTTCAGCTGCAGTGCCAGCAAAAAGTACCATGCAGTATCTGAACAATAAATCATGCCCCATATTATATTTCAGGCTTAGGCCTTCATTAAACgcttaatcataattaaaatatagagataTATTATAGCATAGATGCTGTTCCAATAATGACTTTATAACCTTCCATAAGCAAGCATTCGCAACAGAATCAACATGGGGTAATCAGAACCAGCCTGGTGGTGAAACAATGAATTAAAATGGACAGCTAGTAAAAACCGAGAAGCTTTTTTCAAGGAATCATCAAGAGAGCATAGTTAAAGTTTCACCACGTAAGCTGGAAGAAAAAGGAACCTATTTGGAATGCTTTCTGAACAGATAATTTGACATGAAATATTTTCCACTGAATTTAGGAAAGGCATGCTCACAAATCAGATTaccaaataaaatcatattcaattgtttagtacatgaaaaatggaaaaaactTGTCCTACCAACCTATCAAATGTGGAACCACTCAATTGTCCTTCTGCCATTTCATTATTCATGTTTTCATCCCAAAACTGAGTTCCAGCCTGTAAAAAAGTGCAGAATTTTAGGATCAACTGACATATTTTGATCCAAATTAGTCAGGTCCTATAAAACTTTTTCTCAAAGAAAGCTGAGGGATTACAAAAGCAGTGCATTATCTGGAGCCATTGCCTGGTGATGGTAAAATCCAAGGCTTAGTTACAGAAAATATCATGTTCATGTAAAAATTACCTGGTGATATGATCATGTCCAACTCACCAGTCACAAGTCTGGCATCCTAGAGACCACCCTAGAAATAGGATTTTTGTCCTTATTTTTTCAAATGTGATAACTAATACATGGTTCAAGGTAATATAAAGACAAGTCAAAATGAGAAGactttgagatatttgaagaaCTAAGAAATTCAAACATGATCAGGAATCCCAGCAAAAGATATAACATATAAACTTAAAGCAGCCATCAAAATTCTGGACTTGTTCCTTTGATATATTCCACTTGATCTGACACTTGAAAATAAAGCCTCTAAATCTTTTGTTCAGATATAAAATTGACCTCTAATATTAATATTAGTTCATTAAAGCCCGTATTTTAATATTCATCTTGATAAACTGTCTCAAAGTTTGAGAAATTGATCACATCACCACGAAGAAGACAGCACCCAATAGcattgaaaagaaaaggttccataaaaacaaaaaactgaTAACTTAAATACCTGCCCTTGAATTCCCATTTGCATCGCAACTATTGGGTCTAAAATCACTCCACGAATAGGGCAACCCATAAGATAAGCTGTGAATAAActaaagataattaattatgCTGCTAACAAcccaaaacaaacaaagaaCAGTATAGTATAATCAAATGAAATCATGGAAGGTGCTAAATGTGAGAAATCAGACATGTAGTGATGAATAGGCATAAAAGTTTCATATGTAAGGCTCACACTCAATGTTTTCTTTTGCATGCAGAAATTGCTTTGGCATTAAGAGCAAACAATTGATCACATACCTACTAGCAGATGCCCTGCTTCATGAACTAGAATCCGACGCCTATATGGAGGCCAATAACTAGAGATTTGAGCTAAACAGGTACCACCAAGGAAGATAGAGTCTGTGAAGGCTAGCCCTAGTATGATTGCAAGTTGAGGCCTGATATCAATTCCTTGTTGAAGTAGATAGGACACCCCACCAAGAAAGCCAGCCAATACAACACTTGAGCTTCCGGAAAGACCCCACTTCTTTGGAGAAAATTTAGAAGCTgatataaggaaaaaaaaaaaagtcctcAGTTGAGATCATATAGAACAAATTAGACCACTTcaggaaattaaaataaatatacctTCTAGGCCAGTAGAAGACTTCAACACAGAAGGTCTAATATCCCTAGCACCATCCAAAACTGCAGAATGCAGGGAGTTATTTgggaataaaattttaggtattATAGATAAATGTATTGGAAGGGAAATGTCCTCATGTGGCTATCATTAGTCCTAGCAACATGATAATGCAGTTGGGATAAAATTGCTCAGATATCATCAGTAAGGACGTTCCATTGGAGCATTATTGTACAGGACAACGAGAACTGATGTATCATTTCCAAACCAAGAAAcataagacaaaattaaatatacatcaACATCTCATACATGACAATAACCACATCATTCAGATTGCATTTTGATAGTCAAGCATGAAAATAATTGTTGAAAAGAACAACAGACTTGCAGTAAGATAAGCAAAAAAGTCATGAAATACTAATCTAACAGATCACCGGTGCCAATTAATGACATTCATAGAGCATAGCAGCATTAGAATCCTGGTATAAACCATAGCTCTTTAGAAACAAGGAACCAAACAATGACTTGAAAAACAAGCCAATAAATACAAGACAGTCGAACTTGCTTTtcacttttaattaaataaaaagcaTCTATTTGACTTAATAttcattcataaataatatacCATACATCAATATGAAGAAGATGCAACACCAAATTATGCATATTCgcaaaaggagaaaataaaaactatcaAGAGCTCAAAGAGACATCAAACTGTCTCCAATAAAAAGGATAGATATTGATTCTATGTTGCTGGTGAATCTTACAGCCCAAAGAGACACCAAACTTCAGGTAAAGTAAGCTAATGCCAATGGCAAAACTAACTGCACCACATTGTGACTTTATCTAGAAGAAATTATCTTTGCAACTCTCAGGCAATGATGTCAAAATCtacttcaaattattttattattacatgtATTTTACTTGAACCAAGATCCAATGGGCACTTTCAGGTGCAAGTTTGGATAGTATTTTGTGAATCTGAGTTTTCTTTATAAATAACTGGTAACCCTTGAATCCTTTTGTGACTCTTGCACATatccttcttttatttttatttttgaattaatggTCCTTATATTGCCATATATTCATCACCGAGCTCACTTTCCTCTGATTTTATGAACATCTTTTGACCCACTCTCCAAAATGTTTTTTGCTTCTCTGAAGAAGTGCATCTTTTGGTcgtttaaaaagttacaaattaagCAACAAGCCTTAATTAATTcgaatattttctcttttcatcttgGGCCAGAACTAATACTAAAATCCtgaaaagtataaaatcatGTTCTTTTTTCCTATCACAAATATTCTAGCATGCAATTATATTATCAACTGCACgaaaaatacataaaagaactaaaaaggaaaaaaaaaatgagcattaagcattcataattcaaaaaaattcagaaatcaAGATATCAAATCAGcattcaaaaatttctaaaaattcaaacatcgttatcatcatcatcataattTTGAATGAATAGAGAAAGTAAATTATTTACCGATGCTACTGAATCTTCCgaaattgggtaaaaaaccTTTGGCCTTAAGGAACTCATAAGCCATGCCAACAAGTCTCATATCATCAGCATTAAGGCAGGTATCCAAGACCTCCCAATCCCTCACAGACCCACCAAAAAAACCCAGATCGCCAATTTGTGACCGAGCTGACTGGGTGGATAAGGAACCATTTTCATCAACAGAGTCGTCGCTATTGTCTTTTTCAATGGATATAAGGAACCTTAGAGCAGTAGCTAAGTCCTTCTTCTTCACTGCTTCCTCGTATTCTTGCCATTCCCTCAGAGCTCTTGGTGGGTGGTAATGGATGCTTTTTGGTGGTGGTGTTTGGAAGGAAATTGGATGACACTGAGAGAGAGGAAGCGAATGGGAAGTGACGAAGCGTGGGAAATTTTGGGTAAATGATAAAGAAGGGGAAACAGAGAGAGccatatgaattaaaaataaaataaaataaaaaattgtttaagaCACTCGATCTACAAAAATGGTaactaaaaacaaaaccaaGGCTCATTGTCAAATCCAAATTTCTCATTCTTATGtatttaagatatttattatcttttcttttgccACTTGTTGAgatatttttagtaaaagaaaagaataaatggtgaattaattatagttttctttacttttactGCTATGTAATCCTAGCAGGCTTCCCTTtggttaattattaatatttttattaaattatagactaaatattttaatattatattttaagttttatattttatatagttaaaatttagtatttggacttttacttttaaaaattcagtccttttaattttcaaatttttaaatttatattcaattgttaacattattagAGTCTTCATTAAATTCgctattgtaatattttaaaattaaaaagtactcACTTAGTAGCCATATAACAAAAAATGGCATTGTGTTGGATttgaaattaacaaataattttaatagtattaataaatCTTAAACgttatataaacattttaatcaaaacaaaGTATTTGAGCTAACCAATgacattctctctttttttaaatatcttttcttgtctttttgttaCAATGTATATATGGTAACAGGGTTAGTCAAAGAAGAGTGAGGGTGCTATTGGCTATAGCACTCAAACGTTCCTCTTGTTGAGTGAGTGGTGGCTATAGCCCCCCCCAGCATTCTTCTACAGTTATTAGTTAATTACAGTACTCTATAGCATTATGGTTTGTACAGTATTTGAATTTCCTATACCATTATGGGTGATGAAGCAGAGCAAGAGGCAGCCTTCACCTCGAGGGGTTTACAATTATACCCATTGAGTTCCCTCTATTAAACCCATGACCTTAGCAATAGAGTACTACTGGTTCCCTTACCTTAAAGGAGCTATATAACCGTGCGAATGAATCTATCAAATGAATTACTCGCTAAGGAAAAAAAAGCCCTTTAAGTGGCATCATATGATTCTGCTTAAGGGGATCCCATATTGATTGGTTTAAAAGGGGAAATAGCACATTTTTTTGGTCAATTGAAAAGGATTTGCGAGCAAAGGCATGAAGAAGCCTAGCTTCAAGTAATACGTGAATTGCTCAAAAGACTAGGAAAAAAATGTTACCCCTACATACCTACCTCGAGGAGGCTTACCGATATAACACTAGGAACAACATAGGTTGTAACAACAATTAAAGAAAGTACTGTACAAACCATAATGCTAGAGAGTATTGTAATTAACCAATAACTGCAAGAGAACGCTCGAGGGGCTATAGCCACTGCGACCTACACTTTAGGAAACGATCGAGGGGCTATAGCCACCACTCACTCAACAGGAAGAATGCTTGGGTGCTATAGACAATAGCGCCATCACTCTTCTTCGACTAACCTTGTTACCATATATACATTCTAACAAAAGACAAGAAAAGATATTTAGTAAACAATTCCCCCTCCCCTACCTCCCGTAAGGGGTGATAAAAAATTGAggtaccaaattatgtcaaaaagttgaagtaTAAGAATTGAATCTTAAACTTGAGTGTAACACAGGGATCAAACttgaaatttgaccattattatataatctaaaatttgagtgtagcataaggactaaattgaaattctaTCATTTCCtataaaatgcaaaaagaaaaaaaatgagagaataTTCCGTGTACCAAATTGTGGAGTACAAATTTGAAGGATAAAATATATTCTAatcctacttttattttaaaaatttagatcctatactttttaggtttaaaatttaggttcaaTTGTTACCActattaaaattcttctatttaatttattggtgtaacattttgaaatttaaaaaaaacacttgcTAGTcatgtaacaataaaaataaggttgaaaatgtttatatcaatattttcttaaaaattcattcaaacttgtcataataaaataatagacaatattataaaattagaaggatcaaattatgtaaaaaataatgtaTCTAGATTAAATCCCAAGTTTCAACATAATACAAGGGCTAAAACTAAAGTTTGgtcattattttataaaatcaaaaacaaaaaagaagcaaggcaaacctaaaagaaataaagttataTATTCGTCTCTAAGACCCTCAAAGCTTTCAAATTATACAAccaaataatgttttaataaaaaatcaatgatattaacaatttgggctaattaataacattataaaactaTAGGGATCAAATtacattagaaattaaaatgtagtagttaaataaaaaatttaagcataataaagagaccaaatttaatttttaactattttcctaaAACTGCAAAATAAAGGGTAAGCACAACGTAATGTAACGATCCTACTTCCATCGGTGTCGAAAAATGTGGCTTTGAGAACTCATTTCCATAAACTGagtctcaaaatattaaatagagaTATTTATGGAGTTAGTAGATTGTTAAACTAAAACTTTGGTAAGTAATTTAGCAAAATTGTGTCTAATTAAGGCTCATGGACTAAATCacaaaagtttaattgttataGATTTTTAACTAGAATAAGGCTTGG
This sequence is a window from Gossypium raimondii isolate GPD5lz chromosome 5, ASM2569854v1, whole genome shotgun sequence. Protein-coding genes within it:
- the LOC105766234 gene encoding uncharacterized protein LOC105766234, which encodes MALSVSPSLSFTQNFPRFVTSHSLPLSQCHPISFQTPPPKSIHYHPPRALREWQEYEEAVKKKDLATALRFLISIEKDNSDDSVDENGSLSTQSARSQIGDLGFFGGSVRDWEVLDTCLNADDMRLVGMAYEFLKAKGFLPNFGRFSSIVLDGARDIRPSVLKSSTGLEASKFSPKKWGLSGSSSVVLAGFLGGVSYLLQQGIDIRPQLAIILGLAFTDSIFLGGTCLAQISSYWPPYRRRILVHEAGHLLVAYLMGCPIRGVILDPIVAMQMGIQGQAGTQFWDENMNNEMAEGQLSGSTFDRYCMVLFAGTAAEALVYGDAEGGENDENLFRSISVLLQPPLSVAQMSNQARWSVLQSYNLLKWHRHAHRAAFKAMENGASLSVIIRKIEEAMSSNR